The genomic stretch TACGGGACTCCTGGTTGCCTTTGCGGGGTTGTGGACTGTCTACTTTCTACCGAGAGGCGTACCTCAATTGAGAGCATGGCTCGGAATGCCTGGCGTTTGAATATTTGCCACTAGGCATCTAACGATATTCGGATCACTCCGGCCCTACTCGATGCCAAAGCTAGTACATCACATGGCCCTGATGACAAAGTTGATGAGTTGAGTATAATGAGCGAAAAGCATCGTCGAGGTAGTTTTGTTTGACAGTATGTATCACCACATTCAGTATCCTCTTGCTTTCTTACTCGACCCTCGTCAGATCATGTCACATTGTAAAGGGGCACTTGTTTGGATCGACACTGTGATACTATTACCCCCGTTATTTGACCGAGACGTGGACATACGATGTGGTGCGAAAGCGCTCTTCCCCTCTTTTGCATTTCAGATTTGCAACCCGTGCCCACAATATTGCCATGCTTCTTTTTTCAAGTACGTCAGCCCAGCATTTGTTTTGCGTGCTTTACAAAATGCCGTGAATGAAAGCGCAGACTAATTTTATCCGACTTTCGTCCCGATGCACAGCATGGGAAAGGATCTCGTACCGCCTTCCTAATCCCCCGAGCCGCACCAGAGCCCATGTGTGAGCGATCCTTTATTGGTCACATGTAAGCATAACGGCAGTGCATCTGTGGTACTTGCATCGATCCATAGCTGGTGTTACGGTGTGAACCGGGTAAAAAGCCGCTAGAATCTGCTTTGGTCACCAAAGTGTACCTCACTAAACTCTTCTGCGTATTCTACCCGCCAAGTTCCGTGCCGTGCTCCAATCACACCATTCTCCGCAAGTTTCCCGCTAACCCACAACCGTAGAAGACGTATCCGTTGACAATTCGTTGAACCCCAAAGTTTCCCCACTTCCCCTCTCGATGTAATGTCCGAGTTGCTGGAGTCGGGCATCGTAAGCTCGGTACGCAGGTACCATTGTAGGGATATATATTACGATGTCGTTGAAATCTTACACGATGCGTTGCTTCTACCAAATTCACCTTTGCAATGGTCGGCATGAAGGGTGTTTACACGTTGAGCCTGTTGGCCGGCGTCGCTGTTGGGCAAAATGGCAAGTGTAGATATTCGGCGCATTGGAGACTGACTAGCTAACCAGAGGCAGCAATCAAGGCAGCTGGAACAAATTTCACGTTGACCGCCGATGGCATGTCTTACCTCTTCCACGTGGATACGAAGACTGGAGATCTCATCTCCGATCACTTTGGAGGCCCGACTACCGACTTCACACCACCCGCCAAAATCAATCCTTCCGGCTGGGTCGATAAATTAGGCAACACCCGTCGCGAGTTCCCTGACATTGGCCGTGGCGACTTCCGCTTACCTGCAATTCACATTGAGCACGCGGATGGTGATACCGTGACCGCCTTCCGTTACCAATCCCACGAGATTGTCGATGGAAAGCCTGGTTTACCTAAGCTTCCTGCTACGTATGGAAAAGTTGGAGATGTCACGACTGTCATTGTGCACATGTACGACAACGTATCCGATGTCTCGGCTGCCTTGTCATACTCCATCTTCCCGCGTTACAACGCTATTGCACGTAGCTTCAGCATCAGCAACAATGGAAGTAGCGATATCGTCATCGAAAGAGCGTCGAGCTTCAGTACCGATTTCCCCAACCTCGAGTTGGAAATGATCGAGCCGTACGGTGATTGGTCGCACGAGTTCCAGACTGTAAAGCGCAAGATCGACTATGGCGAGACCTCTTTCCGCAGTACGGCAGGTTACGCTTCGCATCTACACAACCCTTTCTTCACACTTGTTTCGCCCACTACGACTGAATCGACTGGTGAGGCATGGGGCTTCAGTTTGGTGTGGACTGGTAGCTTTGCCGCGACCGCCCAGCGTTTCGCTAACGGCTATGTGCGCGTGCTTATGGGCCTCAACTCCCTACATGCCAGCATCCGTGTGGCGCCAGGAGCAACTTTCCAGTCGCCCGAAGCGGTGGGCGTCTACTCCTCTAATGGTGTTGGTGGCATGTCTCGTTCATTCCACGATCTCTACCGAAACCATCTCTCCCGCTCAAAGTTCACATCCCAGACGCGACCCATCCTACTCAACTCGTGGGAAGGCCTAGGATTCAACATCAATGAAACATCGCTGGTCAAGTTAGCCGGTGAGGCGGAGGAGATTGGCATCGAGCTGTTTGTCATGGACGATGGATGGTTCGGTGTCGAATACCCGCGTAACAATGACTCCATGGGTCTCGGAGACTGGACGCCCAACCCAGCAAAATTCCCCTCTGGACTGCGCCCATACGTCGAACAAGTCAACAAGTTCAACATACTGAACTCCACAACACCTTTACAATTCGGTATCTGGGTAGAACCCGAGATGGTCAACCCGAATTCGACCTTGTACAAGGAGCATCCCGACTGGGTCTTGCATGCCGGAAAACATGAGCGAACTCTTACACGAAACCAACTCGTCTTGAACGTGGGACTGACCGAAGTACAAGACTTCATCATCGACAGTGTCTCGCGCGTGCTCGACTCGGCCAACATCCAGTACGTAAAGTGGGACAACAACCGTGGTATGCACGAGCTTGCTCGTCCATCAGACGACTACACCTACATCCTGGGTCTCTACCGCGTCATCGACACCCTCACCACAAAGTACCCTGACGTTCTCTTCGAAGGCTGCGCTTCAGGTGGTGGTCGCTTTGATCCAGGACTGCTACACTACTGGAGCCAACATTGGACAAGTGACAACACCGACGCCAGCAACCGTCTCACCATTCAAATGGGCACCTCGCTTGTCTACCCACCATCAGCAATGGGCTGCCATGTCTCCGCCGTCCCCAACCAACTCACCAAACGCAACATCAGCATCGAGTACCGCGGCCACGTAGCAATGATGTGCGGCTCCTTCGGTCTCGAGCTGAACCCCTCCGAGCTCTCCGCCGAAGAAACCGCACTTATCCCATCCATTATGGCAGAAGCCAAAGCCGTAAACCCCATCGTCATCTCCGGCCACTTCTACCGCCTCGCGCACCCTGATGTATCGAATTGGCCCGGTGTCCAGTTCGTCAGCGCTGATGGCGCGCAGGCGGTCGTGTTTGCGTTCCAGCAGTCGTACATGGTGAAGCCGGCGGCACCGCCGCTGAAGTTGCAGGGCTTGGATCCCAAGGCGAGGTACAGTAATGATTTGGATAATGCGACGTATAGTGGGGCTACGTATATGAATGGTGGGCTTAATATCCCCTGGCCTCAGGGCGATTATCAGAGTAAGCTTATTTGGCTGAACAAGGTTACTGCGAATGGATCGCAAGCGAGGGAGGCACCTATCTGCTGATGGGACGGAAGTTGGTGTGTTTAGAATTAACTCTAATAATCTAAACGGTGAAGCAATAGTTTCCTTTGATGCATGTGAAGTAACATTTGGGTGCATGGTTGTTCACATTTCAGCGAATAGAAGTTACCAACTACCCTACCTTCTGACCTCCTCATACTACCACCGCCCACCTACATCCTCGGCGGCAACACAGTAGGCACTGGCGCCCTACTCGTCGTCCTAGGTAACTCGGGCACTGCAGGCGTCGGTACACAAGCACACGCACTACTAACCCTAGCCACGACCTCCTCCCCCGCACAAGCCTGTCTCGCAAAATCCGGCACCACCCCCACATCCTCGACCAACCTCTGGGTAAACTCGCCGCAAAACTGCTGCGAAGCCTCCAACCTACCCTCCACATTGGCCGTCCTCATCGCACTCAGACAAGTATCCGCTTCGCAGACACTCGGCTTCTTACACTCCTTGCTCGTCATCTTGACAACAAAGGACCCGCGCTCAATGGTATGCACGAAGATGAACCCGGATTTGAACTCTGCATAGCTGGACCATGAGCCTGTGAAGGCTACAGTGCCTCCGCCTTCATTCTCGTCGTCTTCGGGATAGATGTCGAAGAAGCCTGCTTCGCAGAGCCCTGCGCCACTGGGGTCCTGGGTGATGGATGCGATATCCAGGACGCTGAGACCGTTGCCGTAGTTGGATTGGTACAGATGCTCTCCAACGATGTACTGGTTGTGATCGATTGCTCTGCGGGTTCCCTCGTAGTTGCCGCTGTAGAATGGGTTTTCCAGGTCGCGGATGTCGAAGATGTGTGTGGTGGGTAGGCCTTGCGTCATGGGGCCTACGCGGGCATCGCGCTCGTCAAATTCGTCATCGAGGAAAATGTATTCTTGCCATGTTTCGTTGTTGACGACGCCTTGGTGGACGTATTCGGCGCCAGGGTAAGTGGTGCGTGAGATTATGGTTGTTGTGttgcccgctttgtttgtTACGTCGTAGATGGTCAGCGTGTCTTCGTTGTAGCCGTAGCAAATGTCGCGGCCATAGTATCTCTTGTCGGGTCCGCGGTACACGAGACATTGGGCGTCGTGCACGTAGCCGTCTGCGGAGGCGCAGCCAGGGGATGTGGGGTTAGCGGGATCGCTCATGTCGATGAAGATGAGACCTCCACGGCAGGGCAGGTCTCCGCGCACACGGATTGTCTCGTTACCGCCAACAGAGCCGACGGCTACGGCGTAGTTGAGCTCGGGGTTGACGACGATGTTGTGTGTTCGGCCTACGGGTAGGTCGTTCCACTCAGTACCCAAGCCCCAGTGTCCTGTAAGATCATCTTGAGTGAAGTTCCTCGGCTCACTCCCATCTAGATCGAGAAGCTTCTTCATGTCAAAGATCTGGACGCCGTGCTTGATAGCCTCGCTTCCAATCACCGCGTAGTCTCTCATAACGCGGATCTCGCGCCACCGCGAACCGATGGCGTCGTATGGAGGCAGACGTCCAAGATAGATGAGCTTGCCTTCGCTGCTGATTTCCGCAAAAGCAGTGCCGTCGAACTGGCCAATAGCGACAAACTCCCTTCCATCTGAAGATGTCCAGCCCCAGGACGAAGAGCCCTGGCCCTGGGAGCTACCAAGGAGCGAATGGGGAAGGAAGTGGTACAAATCGATCTACAATCATTTAGCAATTTTTTATACTGCCTATCAGTAACAGATGGGAAACGAACATTGTGGCATTTGAACGTGTTGTTAAAGTCTCCTGGGATCGCTGCCGCAAACCCGTTCTCACAAAGTGTATACCCCAGTTCCGGATACCTCGAGCTATTCATTGCCCCCGCGGCGATTTCGGCATCCCACTGTGCCTAGAACCCGATTAGTATTCATCTCCAGCAGTTTAGTTTAAGAAAGTGATTTCTCACCATCTTCATCCCCATGATTCTCGCATGTACAGTCCCATCCGCATACTCCTCCGACGTCCCCAACGCAGCCGCATTGCTCAACCCCAAGAGCCCAGACCCCAGGGCCAAAATCTCATACAAACGAACCATGACTAGCCCCACAAATTACTCACTAAAACTAACGGGTAACAGGCACACCAAATAAGTATGTTTAAAGCCCGGTGCTTCTCCAGACTACAGGATATCCACCTCTCACTATATACCCCCCACCCAAAACCCACACCTTCGTATCTTTCTTCTCCGCCCCCCAAAATCTGCCCGATCATCCGTCCATCGTGCCTTGGTCACACGATGGTGCAATGCTACTACAGCTCTTGAGCCCCCATGGCACACATGTAGTCGGCAGGCAGACGAGGTCGTACAATCCGAGTTAAGAAGGTCAATAGATACGCACGGTTAGTACCAAGATGGGTTTTGCTTGGTATGCTACTATTACGTTGGAGTACCTAGGTACCCACACTGTTGAGAATGGCGAATGGTGGCCTACATGCTTGGCCAGTGACGACAGGTGGGTAGGTTGGACTTGGCGAGGTTCGGCGCCGAAGCTCGTGGGCTGGGCGTTGGGCTTGGGAGGTGGGATGGGTAGATGGGTTACCCCGTTCGTCCGCTGGGAGGAGTGAGAAGAGTCTTTTTTTGGCGTTGCTGCCTTGTGCTAGACTTCGGACATTGCCGGGCGGGCTATTTGAGCGTTGAGGTAATCTTAGGTGCTTCCCTCGCTTCATGTCTTCATGTTCATCATATCTGTAATTGGATAGACAAATGTACTATGCCAATTTACTAAATAGTCTAAGACATTTGCTCATAACTTCATCAGTTGAACAAGTGTAATTTTTCTCTTTGCTTCCCAACTTCTTTATATCATTCCCGCGCAAATACAGTCAACAAACACGCCATCGCAACATCAATCACTCATCCGAGAATTCGTCTGCGAAAGCAATCTTGTAATGAATGACTCGGACTTTCAGAGAAATTAAACAAAGCAACACTAAAATGCATTGGACAGGTCGCGATCGAAGTGAACTAGAGAGTTACAACTTCGAGCAGTGAGGCTCTGTCCTCACCCTGCGCAAACCGTTGGAAAAACGCTTAACTCATTCGGTGCCAGCCGGTTGACAATGGGGTATAATGCTTTTGGTAGACTCGCAAACGCCGTTGAAAACATATGTACCAAGGAAGAAAAGCAATCAGCCGTTATCGTGAGGTGGCGTCGGTCATGGCTATTCGTAACAAGCCATGCTGGTATTGTCGACGTTCGATTGTATGTGCATGGTCGAAATGCACTGATAGTAGCCTGAGGCGTCGAGCAAGTCCCGATCCTCTCGATCAATCATCGCATACTACGTCGAAGCTGCGAGATATCGCGCGATCGTATCTAAGTAGATACGTGGTTTAGCGCCAACCTTGTTGGCTAAAATGATGGTTACTGAGCGGTGGCCTACCATTGTTCATGTTCAAAGTGGGATCCATGAAAGATTGTGCCCAATCCTCATGGGTCATCAGCTCATCGAACTGCATATTGTTTGGACCCGGCATCTGCATGCCTGGCTGAGGTGGATAGCCCCTGTATTGCTGCGCGCCTTGCATCAAGTACATCGGCATTGGGCCGAAGAGTTGGGCCTCGTTGTCATTCATGTGACGACCCGGTCCATTGGGCATGCTGGTCGGAGCGAACATGGCAGGGTGGCCTTTCGGATCCATGCTGCTTGACAACTGCGGGGGGTGGCTTCCAGCTGCCGGTGTACCAGTAGCGCGGTCGAAAGTCTGAGGATGCTTGTTTTCAAATGCAGTCATGGGCTGATTTGGATAGGCAAGTGGGTCTGCAGAGGGGAACATCATGGTTGAAATATCCGCAATTGGAACGTTTAGACCGGATGGATCCGCAAAGGAACTATTCAGGACTGAGGGGCCAAAAGTGGAGGGTTGTTGAGAATCATGAATGGGAGTCAACCCAAAACTTGGGAGACTATCATTTGAGGATGTAGGTGTGAGATCCGGCACACCGTCGAACAAATTGGGATTGGAAATGGAGTGTGAGGGATAAGAAGAGCCCAAACCAAGGCTGCTAAATTGGTTATGAGATGAAGAAAATGGCTGGGCCTGGCCAGCGGTTTTGACGTTGGGAATAGAATCCGGATAGGTACTCGCACGGCGAGGCACTGCGGCTTCGTTTCCGAGTAATGTGGGGCATGTGCCAAGGGACTGTGGTGAACTTCCCTGTCGGCGCTTCCTCGATGCGATGATCTCTCCGCCGTGCCTGATCGACTCCGGCAGACGCTCAAACATACCCTACAAAACCTGATTAGCATATTTGCTCGTGCCTGGCCAATGACATACGTACTTTCAGCGCGGTGCTGCATCTATCAGCTGCCAGGCTTCTTTTGGCAAAGTAAGCCAAGACTTCTTTTCCTTCAACAGCATCTCGAAGTAACTCGAAGCTGGTGGGACTGGTCGGATTCTCCAATACAAAATACAGGATTGATACAATGGCGAAAAAGGTCGTGTACATGGAGAACCAATACGCGCCGGCCAGTAGTCCGCGCTTACGCATCTCCGTAGAAATGTGGATGATGTTTCGCGAGACATTGACACAAGCGGACGCGCATGCAAAAGCTCTCTGGTCGATTGTACTAGCATTGCACGATTGCGAAACATAGTGCAGGAATGGTCGATAGAGCAAAAGCTGCGCATGACCGAATGCCATACGGAGAAGCTGTTGGACCCTGATATAAGTTAATAAGCGTTGTCATTAACAGATGCAAACGGCTTACCTCTTAATAATTGGCGGGGCCTCCCCACCGGGCTTGAGTGCAATAGGCAACTCATCTAGCCAACGCGCCAGGTCCTGTTCGATCTCTCGGATCTTCGAGTAACCCACAGTGTATGTGACTGAGCCCTTGGCGCTGGATTGTGTTCCTTTGATAGGATACACGTACTTGCAGGTCTTGTTCAGTACTTGCACAAGACGCGTATGGGCATTGAAGGCCGCCATGACGGAAATGCTGCCCTCTGGCATTGGAAGAATCTCGGTCTCGGTAATATATTCGTCGTCGACCTCCACTGGCGATTCTTGGTCAATGTCCTCGTCTTCGAGAAACCGGGGCAATCCAAGCATGGCTCCAACATAAGTATCCATTCTTCGGATGACCCAGAAGATGCGCTTGCGTGTTTCAGACTCGATGGGGTTGAATTTCACGTTGAAAGAACGGTGCAATCCCATGCGTAGTGCCGAACGCAAAGCAACTCCTATGTACGCATAGCAAGTGCTGAGCTTGGCTGAGGACTGCAGGAACTGGATCATGAATATAATAGCTTGGAGCGAGGTTAGATCTCTGCAATCGGTAATGTCCAAGAGTTGCCTGGAGGCCTTGAAATACTTGAGACTGAGGCTTGTCAGTCAAATTCGAGTGTGTGTGCTACAGATTCATGACTTACCCCTCGTCGGTGAGCGAGTCATAAGTTGGCGTATCAATCCCGTTGTCGTTTTCGGAATAGAGTTTGCCCAGAGCTAGTACTGCATACAGCAAAGGAAGGAAACTAGCATCGGTACTGGTGTAGTTCTCGGCTGGAACGTCGTAGATGCGGGCCATCTGCTTGTGGAAAGTGGGGAGGTGGACAACGCGGAGCATTGCACTGTATTGGATGATTGCACTGTCACAGAGAATACGTGCTTCTTCATGGGTGGGTAGAACCACACTGGCTGAGCCGGCGTTGGATCCAGCAATTGATAAATTACTCGGAGAAGGCGCGTCATTGGACATGGTCCGGTGCCTGAGAGACGGGGAATCGTCTGATGGAATTTGGAACATATCATCAAACTGACGTAGTCCTCGCATGAAGCTCAAGCCTGAAGAGTGACCTTGATAATCCCAGTTGCCTTCTTCGTCGAGATCCAGCTGGCCGGTTGCTTTTACCATGGCCTCCAAGTGCGAGTCGGACATGTCATCAGTCTGCGGAGGTACATGATGCTGAGGTACACGTGAATCTACGGGCATTGCGAGTGGGCGCGGAACGGACTGCGATAGATGGGGTAGCATGCCATTCTGCAGGTGGGTGTCGATGGCGGGATCGTTCAAATCCACGGTCGGCAACACCACGTGAAGTAGGGCTTTTGCACGCTTCAATTGGCTCTCCAGAGCCTCGATGTACTGAGGAGTCGCATTTCGTCGCCTGTTGGACGGCTGGTCATATGTGCTGAAAAAAAGGTCAGTTATGCAAGTGGCAAGGTGCTAGTGCAAGCGAATTGGGCATTTACCATTCTGTGCGACACGATTAGCATGCATGCAAACAAAGTTTGGGTTCGGGTGGGAAGCTCACCATAACTGTAGACTGTACAGTGCGTACATGGCTGCTTGCCGTCGCATTTGATCTTCTTCCGGCGGCACTCGTCGCAGGCCCTCGTCACTCGTCGTCTCTTTTGGGGCTGTGGCTTCGGTGCCTGATCGTCATTGGGGTCTGAGTTCTCCTCGCCATACTCAGACGTGTCCTCGGGCTGTACTTGGTGGGGGCCCGAGCGGGCAGAATCTGCTGCGAGGCTCTCTGTTGTCGTGAGGGCTGGGGAAGTCATGGGTGTCGGATAGAGAGCATGTCCTGTGGCTGGGGGGATTGCGGCGCCTAAGAGTAAACTGGTGGATGCTCATGACAGGGTTGTGAGGCGGCGGAGAGGCTTGTGGGTCAGCCTTTAGCTTCGGGTTAGCGCCCTCACTCGCATGGGTACTGGGCACTGGCACCGTCCCGCCCTTGGACGCCGGCATCGAATCGTTGGTGCTCCGCCGAGTCGTCCGCTTTTCACCTTCACCCGCAGGCCAAGCTCGAGACTGGTCAGCGCATCTCGGCGAGCTGAGTCTGTATGCAATTCCCTAGCATGCCTCCTGTCCATGTCGGCTATTCAGGCAACCAGCTGGGGCATGGTGAAGATTGCCTTGTTTCCCATACAATGGCAGACCGCCCTCGTTCCCCCCCCTGCTCCCACCTGAGCATCTCACGACCAGCTTGGCTATTGGCAACCCTCCCAAAGCGTTTAGCACAAGGCAGCGGGAGCTGCACCACTATCCTTGCCAAGTCATCAAGCACAGCCATGCTACGATCGGTACCCTGTGGCGCCGTACAGCTGCTATCGTGCTCAGGTTCATATGATGAGACACAGATGAGGGGTCTACTGGCACGGGGGGCCGCCACCGACGCCACCCAAGAAACAGTCTGTCGTGACGGCTTGTAACATCAGGCCAAAGCTGCATCCAAGCGAAGCGGAGCCCCGAACTGGCTTTGCATTGTTGCAGCTTGCTCGTTCGCCATGCTTCCTCGTGTGCTCTAAAGCCTCTGCTTGCAGCAAAGATCATCAATGGGCAATTCGCTTACAACCGAACGATGCACTTGCTTCGGTCCTTGATTAGCAATTCTTGCCATGTACCCCAAGCCTACCACTTTCACCCTACATTCGGCGTGTCATCAAGGGCGAGCTTCCGAAACTTCTACCTCCACTTGCACCAGCCTTGCGCGACGTTTCGTAGCGCCGGATAAAGTCGCCAGGAAGGGTGACGGCGGTGGCTGAAATGCGGCTGTTGCCCTTGTCTTGATGTGGTTTACAGTCTCCCGGCCGCCCGAGCTCGCAATGCACCACGGCCCTCTGTCATGGCTTGGTGCTGGCTTTGGCAAGCGGAGGCCCTGTAGAGAACGTGGTAGAATTGGCTCGTTTACAGTGTAGAATACACAACCTAGTGCACTGGTAACGTCGAAATCTTGAACTGGGCAGCCTCTTCCTGTCTGTACTCATCACAATCAGACCACTCCTGAACATGACCGAATACGGTCGGAATACGCTGTGGGTCCAACTCCCGCCTCAGTTTCCCTATCCACACAGTCTACCAGCAAAGCGTATTGGATGCACGGAGCGAGTCTGCGAGAGCATCCTTCAGAGTATTTACACGAGCGCAAATCCGAGCAAAAACTCTGCTCAAGCAGTCCTGTCCCTGCAGCTACCATTGCACCGCGGCTTCGGCAAACCGCAATCGACGGCTCGCCGTTCGTCGATCGTTGTTTGGTACCCGTTGCCCTGTGAATCTCACAAACCTCGTCTCCGAAGTACCGTTGCTGCAGATATGTCATACTGAGGTTTCTTGGCAGAATCCACGCCTCCGTATGTGGACGCCAATACGCTGGTAATGGGAACTACCCTGGCTAGGTACGACTTTTAGTGTTGCTTGTCCCAAGCTAGACGTGCCGATAGCCGGCTGACTCAGCACTTTCGCTTACTATCACACCTGTCGTTCCGCCCCTTCCCAGCACAGATACATTTGTCGATTCGACACCAATTCCTCCTTTTCAGCCACAAAGCTGACTATTCTCTTAGCCACAGCACCAGCCACGCAAGCGAGCATCAGTCACAGATGCACTGCGTCCTGCCCAGGCGGGGCCACGCATTTGCCCATCCAGTGCAACAGGGTATGCGTCGACTCACACTTGGCTGGTCAAGACGTCATTTGCATAATGCCAAGGAACAGCTGTCTCCAGATTGGCCGTGACATCGCAATTTGCTGTGGCGCATGACATGGCTTCTTGTAGCCAAGTCTGCAGGCTAAACACGTGGTTGGCATCCAACGCTTGGTACATATTGCGCCCGACTGTACGTAAAAGACGGACAACATGTTTGCCAGGAGATATGGTGCATAGTCGTGCAATTAATCCAAGTTGACAGCTGTGACGTCGGGCGCAGATGTATGCGGTGACCTGATCGACGACCCCAACCCCATGCCTACTCCGAAATGCACGCTTTTTAGGTGCCATGATCGAGAAGCATCGAGTGAAACGATCAGCGCATCGGTAATTTAGTGGTAAACAATGTGCAATATCGGAAGAAAAACTCTGGCCAACACGTGTTTTTGACAGCAACAGGCGTTGTGCAAAGGAATAAGTGGTATAAACAAGCATCGGCCTTGCATGCATTAGGCTTTTGGTGGACCAAAGTTTGGATTAACTTAAGACACCAGCGTATCCTGGATCCCTCACTGAAACCGTGTCCTTGGGTTGCGCCACTGCAGAGATAATCCGGTGAGTGTCGAGGATCGTTATCTCCACTAGCACCTTGGTTGGTAGTGGTGGTGTTGCGATGTCTAAAAGTAATTATTGCGGTTGAATCAGCTCAACCTCTCCGCAAGAAAAGCGTCTCCGGGTCAACACTCTATTTCTTTTTTTTCTTTAGAGAA from Pyrenophora tritici-repentis strain M4 chromosome 1, whole genome shotgun sequence encodes the following:
- a CDS encoding Herpes-BLLF1 domain containing protein, which translates into the protein MGMKMAQWDAEIAAGAMNSSRYPELGYTLCENGFAAAIPGDFNNTFKCHNIDLYHFLPHSLLGSSQGQGSSSWGWTSSDGREFVAIGQFDGTAFAEISSEGKLIYLGRLPPYDAIGSRWREIRVMRDYAVIGSEAIKHGVQIFDMKKLLDLDGSEPRNFTQDDLTGHWGLGTEWNDLPVGRTHNIVVNPELNYAVAVGSVGGNETIRVRGDLPCRGGLIFIDMSDPANPTSPGCASADGYVHDAQCLVYRGPDKRYYGRDICYGYNEDTLTIYDVTNKAGNTTTIISRTTYPGAEYVHQGVVNNETWQEYIFLDDEFDERDARVGPMTQGLPTTHIFDIRDLENPFYSGNYEGTRRAIDHNQYIVGEHLYQSNYGNGLSVLDIASITQDPSGAGLCEAGFFDIYPEDDENEGGGTVAFTGSWSSYAEFKSGFIFVHTIERGSFVVKMTSKECKKPSVCEADTCLSAMRTANVEGRLEASQQFCGEFTQRLVED
- a CDS encoding GalA, Alpha-galactosidase, with the protein product MVGMKGVYTLSLLAGVAVGQNAIKAAGTNFTLTADGMSYLFHVDTKTGDLISDHFGGPTTDFTPPAKINPSGWVDKLGNTRREFPDIGRGDFRLPAIHIEHADGDTVTAFRYQSHEIVDGKPGLPKLPATYGKVGDVTTVIVHMYDNVSDVSAALSYSIFPRYNAIARSFSISNNGSSDIVIERASSFSTDFPNLELEMIEPYGDWSHEFQTVKRKIDYGETSFRSTAGYASHLHNPFFTLVSPTTTESTGEAWGFSLVWTGSFAATAQRFANGYVRVLMGLNSLHASIRVAPGATFQSPEAVGVYSSNGVGGMSRSFHDLYRNHLSRSKFTSQTRPILLNSWEGLGFNINETSLVKLAGEAEEIGIELFVMDDGWFGVEYPRNNDSMGLGDWTPNPAKFPSGLRPYVEQVNKFNILNSTTPLQFGIWVEPEMVNPNSTLYKEHPDWVLHAGKHERTLTRNQLVLNVGLTEVQDFIIDSVSRVLDSANIQYVKWDNNRGMHELARPSDDYTYILGLYRVIDTLTTKYPDVLFEGCASGGGRFDPGLLHYWSQHWTSDNTDASNRLTIQMGTSLVYPPSAMGCHVSAVPNQLTKRNISIEYRGHVAMMCGSFGLELNPSELSAEETALIPSIMAEAKAVNPIVISGHFYRLAHPDVSNWPGVQFVSADGAQAVVFAFQQSYMVKPAAPPLKLQGLDPKARYSNDLDNATYSGATYMNGGLNIPWPQGDYQSKLIWLNKVTANGSQAREAPIC
- a CDS encoding Zn-clus multi-domain protein, translated to MTSPALTTTESLAADSARSGPHQVQPEDTSEYGEENSDPNDDQAPKPQPQKRRRVTRACDECRRKKIKCDGKQPCTHCTVYSYEW
- a CDS encoding transcriptional activator Mut3p produces the protein MPVDSRVPQHHVPPQTDDMSDSHLEAMVKATGQLDLDEEGNWDYQGHSSGLSFMRGLRQFDDMFQIPSDDSPSLRHRTMSNDAPSPSNLSIAGSNAGSASVVLPTHEEARILCDSAIIQYSAMLRVVHLPTFHKQMARIYDVPAENYTSTDASFLPLLYAVLALGKLYSENDNGIDTPTYDSLTDEGLKYFKASRQLLDITDCRDLTSLQAIIFMIQFLQSSAKLSTCYAYIGVALRSALRMGLHRSFNVKFNPIESETRKRIFWVIRRMDTYVGAMLGLPRFLEDEDIDQESPVEVDDEYITETEILPMPEGSISVMAAFNAHTRLVQVLNKTCKYVYPIKGTQSSAKGSVTYTVGYSKIREIEQDLARWLDELPIALKPGGEAPPIIKRVQQLLRMAFGHAQLLLYRPFLHYVSQSCNASTIDQRAFACASACVNVSRNIIHISTEMRKRGLLAGAYWFSMYTTFFAIVSILYFVLENPTSPTSFELLRDAVEGKEVLAYFAKRSLAADRCSTALKGMFERLPESIRHGGEIIASRKRRQGSSPQSLGTCPTLLGNEAAVPRRASTYPDSIPNVKTAGQAQPFSSSHNQFSSLGLGSSYPSHSISNPNLFDGVPDLTPTSSNDSLPSFGLTPIHDSQQPSTFGPSVLNSSFADPSGLNVPIADISTMMFPSADPLAYPNQPMTAFENKHPQTFDRATGTPAAGSHPPQLSSSMDPKGHPAMFAPTSMPNGPGRHMNDNEAQLFGPMPMYLMQGAQQYRGYPPQPGMQMPGPNNMQFDELMTHEDWAQSFMDPTLNMNNGRPPLSNHHFSQQGWR